The DNA region CCCGTGGTCAACGCCGGCGACGGGCAGAAGCCGGCCGGCATGTCTGACGCGGAGGCCCTCGACCTGCTCCGCGAGCGGTTCGCGGCGATCCTCGAGGTGGCCGCACGCTGCCAGGTGTTCCTGGCCATCGAGCCCCACGGCACCTTCTCGCTGACCCCCGATGGTCTGGAAGCCCTGATGGGGCTGTCGGACTCGCCGTGGCTGGGGATCAACTACGACACGGCGAATGTCCACCGGGCCACGTACGTGGAGACCGCTGCCGGGGCGTACTCGTGGAAGCCCATGGGGGAGAGCGCCGACGAGGTGGCGACCCTCAAGCGGGTGGTCGGCCGGGTGGTGCACTGCCACGTCAAGGACGTCGTGGGACCGCGCTCGGTGGCGCTGGGGGACGGCGAAGTGGATGTGATCGGCTGCCTGCGAGTGCTGGCCGACCACGGGTACACGGGTGCCATCTCGCTGGAGACCGAGGGTGATGAGACTCCTGAAGAGATGCAGCAACTGATCGAGCGCAGCCGGCGCTTCCT from bacterium includes:
- a CDS encoding sugar phosphate isomerase/epimerase, coding for MKHLACGTVCFRNLPLAEAFARIARAGYTWVETQATAPFCPHVDPWHDDPDAFARLVADCGFKGVTALWAPHGAILADPGAVAGISTALAWAQAAGIPVVNAGDGQKPAGMSDAEALDLLRERFAAILEVAARCQVFLAIEPHGTFSLTPDGLEALMGLSDSPWLGINYDTANVHRATYVETAAGAYSWKPMGESADEVATLKRVVGRVVHCHVKDVVGPRSVALGDGEVDVIGCLRVLADHGYTGAISLETEGDETPEEMQQLIERSRRFLEDALSAQ